CTACGACTATTACCTGTCGGGCAATGCCCCCGACGCCTTCGCCGCCTACGATCCCGATCGCGTCGCCGACGAGATTGCCAGCACCGGCGCCAACTTCGCCGCCATCTTCGCCCTGAACCAGCACGGCTACGCCTACTACCCCAGCAAGATCGCCCCCATGCACCCCTACCTGGGAGGCAGGGACTACACCGGCACCCTCCTGGAAGCCCTGCAGCGGCGAGGCATCACCGTCATCACTTACGTCAACTTCATGAACATCGAGCGCCGCGAGGCCCACCCAGAGTGGTGGCAGCGGGCCGCCGATGGCTCCCAGATCTATGCCGAGGGCTGGGGGGTGCCCTGCCCCAACAGCCCCATCCGCGAGTACATGGCCAGCATCGTGGCCGAGGTCGCCCGTCTCTATCCCACCAACGGCTTCTTCTTCGACATGTACGCCTTCAACCGCTACGGCTGCTGGTGCGACTACTGCCGCGCCCGGTTTGCCGAGAAGTACGACTGGCCCTTCCCCATCAAGGAGGACTGGGGCAGCGAGTCCTGGCGCAAGTTCATCCAGTTTCGCCAGGAGTCGGCCATCGCCACCATGAAGTTCATCCGAGACGCGGCCAAGGCTCAGCGGGAAGGCCTGATCTGGGTCACCCACTGCGGGCCGGATCAGAACTGGGCCGCCGGCACCGGCACTCTGACTCCCCAGGTGGACGACATGCTTCAGAAGGAGATCGGCACCCGCAGGGGAAAGGGCAACTGGTCCGCCGGGCAGGTCTCCAAGATTCTGCGGCCCTATGCCAGAGGGCAGCAGGTGGTCACCATCCTGGCCGACATCCACTTCTACTGGGATAAGCCTAAGGGCTGGTTCTACACCCCCTGGTCGGTCAATCAGGTCAAGCGCCAGGTGGCGGAGATCATCGCTCAAGGGGCATGGCCGGACATCTACACCGAGCCTTTCCCCGACAGCCGCAACGATCCCCACACCATCGAGGGGATCAAGGCGGCCTTCGACATGGCGCGAGAGGTGGAGCCTTACCTCTTGGGCCGAGAGACGGTGAAGAGCGTGGGTCTGCACTACTCCCGCTCCTCCCTGGACTTCTTCGGCAAGGACGACCCCAGCAACTACCGGCGGGGCTTCGACGGGGCCTACAAGGCCCTCATGGAAGCTCACGTGCCTTTCGACATCGTCCTGGACGAGCAGATCCTGGACGGCAGCATCTCCCAGTACGACCTGCTGGTGCTGTCCAACTCCGCCTGCACCTCGGACGAGGTGAACCAGGCCTTGAGACAGTACGTGGACGGCGGGGGCGCCCTCATCGCCACCTACCGGACGTCGCTCTACGATGAGCACGGCCTCATCCGGAAGGACTTCGGCCTGGCCGACCTGCTGGGAGTCTCGCACCGGTTGGACCTGGATCGAGGCTACATCAAGGTGGATGGGGAGCTGAACCGGGGTCTGAGCTCCTCTCCCATCATCCAGCACCGCATCGAGGGGGCGGTAGCCCAGGAAGACGCTGAAGTGCTCGGTAAGGTGCTGGAGCAGTCGCCCACCGACCTAGCGCCCTTCACCTACGTCTCCGCCCCGGCGGGCGAGAGCGACTGGCCCGCTGTAGTGCGCCGGGGGAAGGTCATCTACCTGGCTCCCGATGTGGGCTTCTCCTACATGCGAGCCGGCTACCCGGACCACCTCCAGCTCCTGACCAACGCCGTTCAGGCCCTGGTGGGGGACAGGCTCCCGCTGAAGCTGCAGGCCCCCACCACCGTGGATCTGTCGCTCTGGAAGCAGGGCGACCGTTGGACCGTCCACCTGGTCAACCTGACCACCAAGCAGATCGTCGAGGATGCCGACTGCGAGGTGGAGCCGCACGAGGTGATCCCGGTCCACGATCTGAAGCTCTACGTCCGTCGGGAGGGCGGCTTCCGCCGAGCCTTCCGTGCCCGCGACGGCCTCGAGTACTCCCTGAGCGCCGATGGGGACTGGCTGCGGGTGGACGTCCCCAAGCTGGAGCTGTACGAGGTGGTGGTCCTGGAGCCCTGAGCCGGCCCCAGTTCGCCAGCGCCTGGGCCCCCCAGGGCTGCAGAGAACCTGGTGCAGTAGGGTCGGCGTGCTGCTGCTGATGGGAGCGGTCATGTTCGCCGTCGCCGTGCGGCGCTTTCGGTTCGTATAGAGGAGGGCTATGGGCGACACCGACACCTATCCGGGGTCCGAGGTTGGATCCGCACCAGCCTGACCCCTCATCGGACAGCTTAGTGGCTTCACGCGCACCTAGATCGGTCATCATATAAGGAGGTCCGAAATGGCATTCGAGATACCGCAGGCGGAGTTCGACCGGCGCATTGCGGCGGTGCAGGCTGAGTTAGCTCGCCGCAACCTGGACGCACTCATCGTCTTCGGCAACGACTGCGAGTCGCACAACATCCGCTACCTGGCCGATTACTGGCCCGCTTTCGAGAGCGCCGGAGTGCTGGTGCCGGTCGAGGGCGAGCCCATGCTGCTGATAGGTCCGGAGAGCTTGACCTACGCTAAGTCCCGCAGCCGGCTGCCCAAGATCCGCCAGTTGCTGGCCTACCGCGAGTCCTCCGAGCCGGAGTATCCGGGCGTTACCCTACCCACGTTCGCCGAGGTTCTGGACGAGGTGTCAGGGGGCAAGGGCGTCAAGCGGCTGGGCATGGCCGCCAGCGCCATCGCCATCGTGCCGGTGTATCTGGGCCTGCAGGAAGCCATGAAGGACGGGGAGATCGTCAAGGCTGACGACCTGCTCATCTCTCTAAGAATGGCCAAGAGCGAGCCGGAGATCGCCGCCATTCGGGAGGCCTTCCGGGTGGCTGCCCTGGCCATCAAGGCGGTACTGGAGGAGATGAAGCCGGGCATGACGGAGCTGCAGGTGGTGGGCATCGCCCAGCGCGAGATCTACGCCAACGGCGGCGAGTACGAGGGTCACCCGCTTTACGTGCTCTCCGGCCAGCACAGCTCCCACGCCATCGGCAGGCCCACGCACAGCGTCCTGGAGAAGGGCCAGGTGATCCAGCTCAACATCGGGGCCAAGGTGGCGGGTTACACCTCCAGCATCGGCCGGGCAGTCAGCTTTGGGCCGGTGCCCGCCGAGGTGCGCCAACTGCTCGAAGTGGCTCTGGACGCCCAGAAGAAGACCATCGAGCTCATCA
This DNA window, taken from Anaerolineae bacterium, encodes the following:
- a CDS encoding aminopeptidase P family protein, producing the protein MAFEIPQAEFDRRIAAVQAELARRNLDALIVFGNDCESHNIRYLADYWPAFESAGVLVPVEGEPMLLIGPESLTYAKSRSRLPKIRQLLAYRESSEPEYPGVTLPTFAEVLDEVSGGKGVKRLGMAASAIAIVPVYLGLQEAMKDGEIVKADDLLISLRMAKSEPEIAAIREAFRVAALAIKAVLEEMKPGMTELQVVGIAQREIYANGGEYEGHPLYVLSGQHSSHAIGRPTHSVLEKGQVIQLNIGAKVAGYTSSIGRAVSFGPVPAEVRQLLEVALDAQKKTIELIKPGVSAGWISQQVADYVRERGMGHALLYGPCHGIGLMECEHPWMETSSTYKLVPNMTFQVDSFLHTDDYGARFEDGIRVTEDGVEEFPTYRREVITL